In Natronococcus sp. AD-5, the genomic window CGACTCGAGGACGAACGCTGCGGCGCCCGCGCCCGCGGCGTGGTCGACGTCCTCGTCGGGCGCTCCCCGAGGCGCGTCGGCCGCGACGACGAGCGCGGTCTTGGCGTCGCTCTCGAGCGCGTCCATTCCGGCCCGGAGCGCGCGGGTGCCGGCCCGCGTGCTGCCCGCAAAGCTGTGTCCGGCGGTCGCGTCGGAGAGCGCGAGCATCGCGCCGAGGCGGGGGGTAAGTTCCCCCTCATCGAGCGGCGGCCGCGAGGAGGCGAACGCCAGCCAGCCGACGCTCTCGGGGGCGGTCCCGGCGGCCTCGAGCGCCCGCGCGGCCGCCTCGTAGGCCATCGTCAGCGAGTCCTCGTCGGCGCCGGGGACGGCCTTCTCGTTCACGCCCGAGGCCTGGAACTGCCCCCAGGCGTCCTCGAAGGCCTCGGCGTCGATCCGGAACCGCGGCGCGTACGCGCCGATGCCGGTGATGGCGGCCGGGCTCATGCTTCCACCTTCGCGTCCTCGCGCTCTCGCGGACGATGTCCGCTCGCGGGTCGTTCCTCCCCGCTCGTCTCATCGACGCGCTCACTTCGTTCTCGCCTCGCACCGCTCGAGGTTTCCGAGGAGCGTGGCTCCTCGCGCTCGAATACGTGGACGACCGCCGCACCCCCGCTGCCGCCGACGTTGTGGGTGAGCCCTCGTTGCGGCTCCTCGAGCTGTCGCGGTCCCGCCGTCCCGGAGAGCTGTTTGAACGCCTCGACGACCTGACCGGCGCCCGTCGCGCCGATGGGGTGGCCCTTCGACTTGAGCCCGCCGGAGGTGTTGACGGGGAGGTCGCCGGCGGGCTCGGTCGCGCCGGACTCGATCAGCCGACCGGCCTCGCCGCGCTCGCAGAAGCCGAGGTCCTCGTAGGCCAGCAGTTCGGCGATGGCGAAGCAGTCGTGGACCTCGGCGAAGTCGAGGTCGTCGGGGCCGATCCCGGCCATCTCGTAGGCTGCCTCGGCCGCCCGTTCGCTCGCGGGAACGCCGGTGTAGCTGTCGCGCTGGAAGAGCCCGACGCTGTCGCTGCCGGCGCCGACGCCCGCGACCCGGATCGGATCGTCCGTGTACTCGTCAACGACGTCCTCGCCGACGATCAGCGCGCAGGCGGCGCCGTCGGAGGTCGGACAGCAGTGGTACAGGTTCAGCGGATCCGCGACGGCCGGCGCGGACCGGGCGTCCTCGAGCGAGCACTCGAAACCGAGCTGGGCGTGTGGATTCTTCGCCCCGTTCGCGTGGTTCTTCACGGCCACCCGGGAAAGTTGCTCTCGGGTGGTGCCGTAGCGCTCCATGTGGACGCTCGCCATCTGGGCGTAGACGCCGGCGAACGTGGTTCCCGACAGTCGCTCCCACTCGGTCTCGCCGGAGACGCCGAGCCAGTACTTCGCCGCGTCGGAGCTCAGATCGGACATGACCTCGAACCCGCCCGCGAGAACGACGTCGGCCATTCCGGACTTGACCGCCTGGACGGCCTGCCGGACGGCGAATCCGCTCGCCGCGCAGGCGTTCTCGACGCGCGTGCACGGCACCCCATCGAGCCCCACGTGTTCGGTTACGGCCGGCCCGGAGAGGCCGAGCTGGCGGCCGCCGACCCCGAGCGTCCCGACGAACGCTTCGTCCACGTCTTCCGGCTCGAGTCCGTCGGGTACGCTCTCGAGGGCAGCCTCGAACGCCGTTCGAAACAGTGATCGATAGCTCTCCTCGGGAAAGGCCCCGAACGCCGACTGTCCCGCGCCAACGAGGTACGCGTCTCGCATACTCGAAGCAGTGTGACGTCATCCCATAAGTGTACGCCGCTCGGCGGGCGGATCGCTCGTCTTCGAGGAGGGCGTGCCGTACGGAGGGCGGAACGCGTTCCGTTCGTTCCGTTCCTGTGACCGAACACGACCGCTACACGTCCAGTATCGAACGATTTCGACCGATTAGCGTATCGCCCAGATATGGCGGTGTTACCCGATGGCAACGTCTAATTTCCGTTGTATATTCGGTGAACACGACAGGACGTTCAAACGTCTCGGCCTCATACTGCGACGCATGTCCCGTGCGGCTGAGCTCGCATCCGTTCTCGAGAAGAGCGACTCGTTGGCGATCGTCTGTCACGACAATCCCGACCCCGACTGTCTCGCCAGCGCCCTCGCCCTCGAGACGATCGCGACCGACCAGGACGTCGACGACGTGACGATCGCCTACGGCGGCGAGATCTCCCACCAGCAAAACCGCGCCTTCGTCAACATGCTCGACATCTCGCTGCGGGGGCTCGACACGATCGATCTCGAGACGTACGCCGAGATCGCCTTCGTCGACCACTCCCTGCCCGGAGCGAACACCGAACTCCCGGCGAGCGTCACGCCGGAGATCGTCGTCGACCACCATCCCGGCGAGTCGGCCGACGCGGCGTTCGTCGACGTCCGAACCGACTACGGCGCGACGGCGACGATCTTCGTCGAGTACCTGCAGGACCTCGAGATCGAACTGACCGTCCGGCTCGCCTCGGCGCTGCTCTTCGCGCTGCACCGCGAGCGCCTCGATTTCGTCCGCGAACCGACCAAACGCGAGTACGAGGCTGCGCTCGCCCTCTACCCGGCGGCGGACCTCGAACTACTCGAACAGCTGTACGGCAGCGCGTTCTCGTCGGCGACGCTCGACGCTATCGGCCGGGCGATCGCCTCCCGCGAACGACGGAGCTCGGCGCTCGTCTCGACCGTCGGCCAGACCTCCGAGACGGACGCGCTCCCGCAGGCCGCGGACTACCTGCTCAATCTCGAGGGGGTGGACACGGTGCTGGTCTACGGGATCGTCGACGACGCGATCCGGTTGAGCGCCCGCTCGATCGATCCGCGGATTCACATCGGCGAGGCGCTCACGGCCGGCTACGACGCTTTCGGATCGGTGGGCGGGCACCACGACATGGCCGGCGGCCGAATCGAACTGGGGCTGTTCGCCGACGACGTCGACGAGGACGCCGACGAACTGCTCGCGTTCGTCGATCGACGGCTGACGCACCGATTCTTCGAGGCGCTCAACCTCGAGGAGGAGTAGGAGCGGTGCGCCGTTTCGGGGTGCGAAGCGGGAACGACCGATTCAATCGATGTCGATCGTGTGCGACTCTCCGGACGGCTCGAGCTTGGGGAGGTGGATCGTCAGGACGCCGTTGTTGACCGTGGCGTGGACCCCCTCCGCGTCGACCGGTTCGGGAAGCCGAACCTGCCGGCTGAACGACTGTAGCTGCCGCTCGCGGCGGATGTAGCTGTCGTCCTCGTCGGATTCGGTTTCGCGCTCGCGCTCGCCGCTGACGAGCAGCGTCTCGCCGGAGAGGCTGCTGCTGAGATCGTCGGCCTCGTACCCCGGAACGTCGACGGTGACGACGAACTCGTCGTCGTGATCGGCGAGGTCGAGGCTCGTCGACTCCGCCCCGAAGTCGAACTGACCCTCGCCGCCGGTCTCCACCTCCCACGTCCGGGCGGCGTCGCCGAACTGGCGGTTCAATCGGTTGAACAGTTCCTCGAGACTCTCGAACGGGTTTCGTCGGTCGGCCATGGTTCCTCCCCTGTTCCTACGGCTCGAATCTGGAAAAAGCCATGCGTCGGCGTCTGGACGGTCAGCGAGCCGGACAGGTCATTGGTCGAAGTTGCGGCAGAATCGAGGGATGGGCTGGTCGTTTTTAGGCTCCCGACCGTAGTCCGATCCATGACGAAAGCACTGTTCGTCGTCAGCGAGGAAGGCTACTGGGGCGAAGAATGCGTCGAACCGCTCGAGACGCTGTCGGACGCGGGCGTCGAGATCACGGTCGCGACGCCGTCGGGGAGTCCGCCGGAGATCGACGAACGGTCAGTCGACCCAGAGCAGGTCGGCGAGGAGACCGCCGAGCGCGTCCGGGAGGTCCACGAGAGCGACGAGCGGTTGAACGATCCGATCCCGACCGCGCGGGCGGACGCCGAGGCCTACGACGCGATCGTCTTCCCCGGCGGTCACGGCACCGAGTGGGACGTCAACCAGGACAGCGACGCCCGACGGCTCCTCCGGGACATCGTCGAGGACGACGACGGGAAGGCGCTCGTCGTCTGTCACGCCGTCGGCCTCCTCGCGTTCGCCCGCGACAGCCAGGGCGCGTTCATCGTCAACGGCCGCGACGTGACCGGCTTCCCCAACGAGTGGGAGGAAGACATCGTCGACGAGAACGACTGCATGCCGAGCGGCCGCAAGCTTCCCTACTGGGTCGCGAACGAGGTCGAGGCCGCCGGCGGCAACTGGGACGCCGAACTCGACGCCGACACGAGCGTCACCGTCGACGGCGACCTGATCACCGCCCGCGGCCCCGAATCCTCGAGCGCCGCGGCGGAGACGCTGCTCGAGGAGCTGGACGTCTAATCGCCGAAATCGCACGCGAAAGCCGCTGATTCGGCCGGTATCGCTCGGCCGATTGACTCGGCGCTCCGAACCGGTTCTGTTTTCCCTACGCGTCGCCGAAACGAGGTGTGACCTCCGCCGAACCGTCCCCACTCGAGCAACCCGTTCGCCTCCGTAGCCGCAGTTACCGGATCACCGTCGACGACGGCCGGGACTCGTTTTTCGCCCTCAGCATCGAAGACGCCGCAAACGACGACGCGTGGCTCATGTCGGATACCGTACTCGCGCTCGAAACGATGCGATAGCGTTTCACGGCGAGAGCGACGGTTTCGATCGCGGGCCGCGCGGGTGACCCCGTACTGAATCAGTCCCTTTTTACCCGATGCCGGGGAACTGCCACTATGAGCTTCGAGGAAGACGATCGCGTCGTCCTGCACGACGAGCACAGCGAGTTCGACGGAGAGACCGGCACCGTCTCCCAGACGATGGAGTCGATGTTCGGCGACGTCACCTACACCATCAGCTTCGAGGACGGCCAGGAGACCGGCGTCCCCGAAGACGCCCTCGAGGCGGCCGCCGACGCCGACGAAGACGAGGAATAACCCGACCCAGGGTGGCCGATCGAGGCTATCCACCGACCGTTCCGACCCCGTACATCCGTACTGTACCCGCAGATGCCACAGATCCCGCTTCACTACGTCGATTTGCGCGCGTTCTGCTACGCCACCGAGGACGAGAAGCGCGTCGAGGAGGCGCTTCGCACGCTCCTGCCCGAGGAGTTCGAGATCGAACGCGTCGAGAGCGAGGGCCACTACGGCGACCGCATCCTCGTCCTCTCGGCGCGCGTCGAGAACGCCGACGACGTCCGCCACGTCCTCTCGCGACTCGCCGACCTCGAGTCGCTCGATACCCTCCTGGGGGAACTCGACGACCGCGTCACCGAGAACACCGAACTCTTCCTGCGACTCGACAAGCAGGCCGCCTTCGAGGGCGAGATCCGACTCGGTAACGGCATCACGTTCCGCGCGAAGGTCGAGGCTTACCCCGCGAAAAAGGAGCAAGCCGTCGAGAACGCGCGGGACGTCCTCGAGCGACTGCGCGACGAGACCGAACCCTGATCTCCGCCGAGCGCGGCGCTTTTCACCTCCGCCCGTAACCTTCGGGTATGCACGTTCACGTCGTCGGTGACGACCCCGTCCGCGACGCCGTCGCTACCGCGCTCGAAGACGTCGACGTCGACGTTCGAGGTGCGACGCCCGAGGATCTCGAATCGGCCCGCTTCGCCGTCGTGAGCGACGTCGCCGGCGCGACGACGTTCGACCGGGCGAACGACGCCGCTCGAGCGGGGAACACGCCCTGGATCGCCGTCGAAATCGGCGGCGTCGGCGGCCACCCCCTCGACAGAGTTGACGCCTCCGTGTCGGGGTTCGCCCCTGCCGCGGGCTGTTTCGACTGTCTCCGCGCTCGCGTCGAATCGCACCTCGAGGAGGACGAAACCGGCGACGAGCCGAAGGCGGATCGCAGCGCGGCCCGCTTCGCCGGCGCGCTCGCCGGTCGCGAGTGCGTGCGCGTCTTCTCCGGGGAGGAGCGTTCGGTAATCGGCCACGTCGTCGAGATCCCTCACAATCGGCGGCGGATCCTCCCGGTTCCGGGCTGTGACTGCGGGGACGGCGAGCGAGACCGGACGCTCGAGCGCGACGACGACGCCTTCGACCTCGCAACCGCCGTCGAGCACGCCGACCAAGCTATCGACGACCGGGTCGGTATCGTCGGAAGCATCGGCGAGGTCGAGTCGTTCCCCGCGCCGTACTATCTCGCGACGACGGCCGACACGTCGGGGCACAGCGACGCCAGCGCGCCGACGCAGGCCGCCGGCGTCGACCCGGACTGGAACGCGGCGCTCATGAAAGCCGTCGGCGAGGGGCTCGAGCGCTACTGCGCCGGCGTCTACCGGGACGACGAGTTCGTCCGAGCGCGAGAGGCCGACCTCGAGCGCGCGGTCTCGCCGACCGATCTCGTCCGACCCGACGACGCCCCCGCCTACGATCCGAGCGAGGAACACCGGTGGGTCGAGGGCGAAAATCTCGAGACGGGCGAAACGACGCACTTGCCCGCCGCGGCGGTCCAGTTCCCACAGCCCGGCGAGCGGCTCGTCCCCGCGATCACGACCGGCCTCGGCCTCGGCTCCTCGCCCGTCGACGCCCTGTTGCCGGGACTGACGGAGGTCCTCGAGCGGGACGCGACGAT contains:
- a CDS encoding DHH family phosphoesterase produces the protein MSRAAELASVLEKSDSLAIVCHDNPDPDCLASALALETIATDQDVDDVTIAYGGEISHQQNRAFVNMLDISLRGLDTIDLETYAEIAFVDHSLPGANTELPASVTPEIVVDHHPGESADAAFVDVRTDYGATATIFVEYLQDLEIELTVRLASALLFALHRERLDFVREPTKREYEAALALYPAADLELLEQLYGSAFSSATLDAIGRAIASRERRSSALVSTVGQTSETDALPQAADYLLNLEGVDTVLVYGIVDDAIRLSARSIDPRIHIGEALTAGYDAFGSVGGHHDMAGGRIELGLFADDVDEDADELLAFVDRRLTHRFFEALNLEEE
- a CDS encoding Hsp20/alpha crystallin family protein, with translation MADRRNPFESLEELFNRLNRQFGDAARTWEVETGGEGQFDFGAESTSLDLADHDDEFVVTVDVPGYEADDLSSSLSGETLLVSGERERETESDEDDSYIRRERQLQSFSRQVRLPEPVDAEGVHATVNNGVLTIHLPKLEPSGESHTIDID
- a CDS encoding type 1 glutamine amidotransferase domain-containing protein; this encodes MTKALFVVSEEGYWGEECVEPLETLSDAGVEITVATPSGSPPEIDERSVDPEQVGEETAERVREVHESDERLNDPIPTARADAEAYDAIVFPGGHGTEWDVNQDSDARRLLRDIVEDDDGKALVVCHAVGLLAFARDSQGAFIVNGRDVTGFPNEWEEDIVDENDCMPSGRKLPYWVANEVEAAGGNWDAELDADTSVTVDGDLITARGPESSSAAAETLLEELDV
- a CDS encoding DUF1918 domain-containing protein; the encoded protein is MSFEEDDRVVLHDEHSEFDGETGTVSQTMESMFGDVTYTISFEDGQETGVPEDALEAAADADEDEE
- a CDS encoding RNA-binding protein, whose amino-acid sequence is MPQIPLHYVDLRAFCYATEDEKRVEEALRTLLPEEFEIERVESEGHYGDRILVLSARVENADDVRHVLSRLADLESLDTLLGELDDRVTENTELFLRLDKQAAFEGEIRLGNGITFRAKVEAYPAKKEQAVENARDVLERLRDETEP
- a CDS encoding YcaO-like family protein, whose amino-acid sequence is MHVHVVGDDPVRDAVATALEDVDVDVRGATPEDLESARFAVVSDVAGATTFDRANDAARAGNTPWIAVEIGGVGGHPLDRVDASVSGFAPAAGCFDCLRARVESHLEEDETGDEPKADRSAARFAGALAGRECVRVFSGEERSVIGHVVEIPHNRRRILPVPGCDCGDGERDRTLERDDDAFDLATAVEHADQAIDDRVGIVGSIGEVESFPAPYYLATTADTSGHSDASAPTQAAGVDPDWNAALMKAVGEGLERYCAGVYRDDEFVRAREADLERAVSPTDLVRPDDAPAYDPSEEHRWVEGENLETGETTHLPAAAVQFPQPGERLVPAITTGLGLGSSPVDALLPGLTEVLERDATMLAWYSTFDPLGLAVEDETFADLERRARSEGLTVTPMLVTQDIDVPVVAVAVHRDPDATEDDAWPAFAAGSAAALDATEATTSALAEALQNWMELRGLGPEEADDASGAIGEYASFPAAARDFVNAERTVPAASVGPDPTPTGAGALEELVERTAAVGLTPFAARLTTRDVERLGFEAVRVVVPGAQPLFTGEPFFGERAERVPDDLGFEPRLDRPFHPYP